ATACTAGAGTAAGTAGGGACGTCATATTTTCTTTGCCAGAAAAATTGAAGGAGAATCAAGAGGTATTTAAGATTACTGGAGGACTCCATGCTGCTGCCCTTTTTACTACTTCTGGGGAGTTGAATTATTTATATGAGGATGTTGGAAGACATAATGCAGTAGATAAGTTAATTGGAAGACTGCTACTGGAGAGAAAAATACCTGCAAGCAATTACATTATGCAGGTTAGTGGAAGACTAGGCTATGAGATTGTAAGTAAGGGAATAAAGGCTGGTATACCAATTATTTGTGGAATTTCTGCACCTACAAGTTTAGCCGTTGATATTGCTGAGGAAGCTGGAGTTACTCTTATTGGGTTTTTAAGGGGAAATAGTTTTAATATTTATACACATAAAGAAAGAGTAATTTGAAATTTCCAAAACATATTTAAGGTTTAAGAAGAAATAAATAATATGCTTCTACATGTAGAAGAAGATGAGGACATAAAGCTTATCGTAGACTCTTTAAAGGAACTCCTTGATAGGGAATGGAATATTTTAGGTAGTAAGAAACATGAGGCTAATAGTGAAAAAATTCTTGATCTATTTTATAAGTTAAAGGATTTAGGAGTTTTTGAGTTTCTAGAAAATTCTAATGTTTTACAATCAGTTTTAATAAATGAGTTTGTGGGAGAGAATTTACTTCCTGGTGTAATAGCAACAACTTTTATGACTAGAAATGACGTTCCGACATCTGTAGGGATAAACTATGCACCAGAATTAGATAAGGCTGAATATATAGTTACACCTAAGGGCATAGCTAAAGTTAGCGAGGTAGAGTATGTGGAAATAAAATCTCCAGATCCATCAGTTAGAGTATATAAAATATTATCTGGCAAATGGTCTCCCTATGATAATTTCAATTTTGTATTTCTAAATGCCTCTGCACAAATGTTAGGTCATGGTATATATTGTTTAAATAAGACTATTGAATATGCTAAAACGAGAATAGCATTTGGAAAACCTATAGGTTCTTATCAAGCAATTAAACATAAACTTGTTGATGATGCTATAGGTTTAGAATTAGCGAGATCTAGATACCTAGTTGATACTGATCCTTCATCGTTTGAATATTCTTTTAAAAAATCTTTTAGAGCAATCTTAGATTCTATTCAAGTTCATGGGGGGATAGGCTTCACTACTGATCTTGATCTTCACTTGCATTTAAAAAGAGTGGTATTGATTAACAAGATCTTAACTCCTTTTGTTAGCTAATATTTCCATATTTAGAATCATTACCTCTTCTTTGTTTTGATTTATAACAGAAATTTTCAAATATACTTTTCCATCTTTTTCTCTTTCTTGCTTATTTACAACTTCTACTAAAGCCTTTAGAGTATCTCCGATTTTAACTGGTTTTTTAGCATTAATTTCCAGCTTAGTTAAGGCAACAAAACCTTCTCCAAATGGATCCGAAGGTAATTGGTAAGTCAAACCAACTCCAATTGATGCAGTTAATAAACCCGGTAGTATTCTTCCTTTAAACCTTGTTGTTTTTGCATATTCTTCATCTAAAAATAAAGGGTTTAGAGCACCAGTAAGACCAGTAAATAATACTACATCTGCTTCTGTTACAGTCCTTCCCTTACTTTCCCACTTCTGCCCTACTTGGAAATCCTCAAAATACATAAATACTTCATTTAATTCTCTTTCTAATATTTATTTCGGTAATTTTAGTAGTCTCTCGCCTATTAAATTTCTCAATATTTCTGATGTACCACCGGCAATCGTTCTTCCCCTAGAAGCTAACATGCCTAAATACCAAGTATCCTCCATAATAGTCTCTAAATCGTATTGGGATACTGCTATTTCATAAATCCTCTGTAAAATCTCTGATGAGACCAACTTTAAAACGGCACCTTCTACATCAATTTCTTCTTCTCCCTTTCTTATCTTTACAAGGAGTCTTTTGTAGAATGCTTCTAGTCCTTTTATTTCTTCTTCTAATTCTTTAACACGTAATTTCTCTAGAAGTATTTTAGATACAAATAACATTGTTACTCCTAAGAAGAATCTCTCGTGATTAAGAACAGTCATTGCAACATTCCATCCCTCACCAACTTTACCAACTATATTTTCTTTAGGTACTTTTACGCTATTTAAATAAACTACGTTAAATTCACTTTTACCAGTAATTTGGGTTATTGGTGAGACTTTTATCCCCTCTTGTTTCATATCAACTATAAACATTGTAAGCCCCTTGTATTTGTCTTCTCCAGTTCTTGCTAAAAGTAACATATAGTTAGCTAAGTGAGCATAACTACTCCAAATTTTTTGACCATTTATTTCGAAGTATTCTCCTTTATCTTCAGCCCTTGTCTTAATATTTGCCAAATCAGAACCTGCATGAGGCTCAGAAAAACCTTGACACCAGATATCCTCAGCTGAAAGGATTCTTTTAAGGTATTTTTTCTTTTGTTCTTCACTTCCATGTTTAAGGATTGCTGGTCCAGCGACCATTAGACCTATTGAACCTAAACTTCTACCATAAGGTAATCCAGCCCTAATAAACTCTTCGTAAGCTATTATCTCATAAATAGGATCTAAACCTTGACCTCCATACTCTTTAGGCCAAGTTATTCCTAAATATCCGGCTTCATAAAGTTTCCTTTGCCAATTCCTTAACTCCTCATAATTGTCTATCTCAGCAGTATCAAAAAGGATTTTTTTACCCATAAGATTTCTGGGAGCGTTCTGGCTTATCCATTCCCTTAATTTTTGCCTATATTCGTCTTCATTCATAAAATTATTTTAGAGTTCAAAAATAAATTTCTTAAGATGTCATTGTCAGATAAACTCCTATTAAAGTGATAGCAGATCCTATAATCTCAATAGGAGTTGGGATTGTCCTAAAGAAAGCGTAAGATAAAACATAAGCCATTACTGGAACCAGTAGTGAACCCGTACCAGCTTTTATACTACCTAAGTATTTCACTGCATTAAACCAGAAGAAGAAGCCACCAACCTGAGCAATCAGAGCCAAGATTATAATTAAACTTATTGCTGTTAAGGTGAATGTAAAATGAAAATCTATTGGAGTTAGTACAAGTAGTATTGGCAACGAAGTTAGAGCCATAGAAGCGTTTAATCTAACTATATCTTCCTTGAGGAGATTTCTTCTGTAGTAAACTGTCCCTATAGCCCAAACTAGCCCACCTAATAATCCAAATAATAATCCTAGATCAAAACTTACAAAAGCTGCAGCAGTTATTCCTATTACGCCTAGTATTATGCCTATTGTCCCTTTGGTTTTAATCCTTGTTCCTAAGATGTACTCGATAACTAGAATAAACAGAGGTTGTGTATATATCATTACTGCAACTAAACCAGGATTTCTGGAAAAGTATACTCCAAGGTTTAAAAATGTTAATAACCCGACAAAGTTTAGTAATCCGTTTATGAACTGTTTAACTCCTATACTTAGACTCCTACTTAATGAGTAGAAAAATATGAAACCTACAGCTACTCTTGCAACACTTATTATCATTGGAGAGGAGTATTCAGATACTAATTTAGTTAGCGGATATGATAATCCCCAGACTATAGCTACTGGTATCATCCATTTGACAAAAAGAGTTGTAGATGACACAGATATTTTTATCCTTTCACTTTTTTAAACATAACTTTACTTTTGGAAATTTACTATAAATTAGTAAGTTTAAAGCTATTTAATGTTTATCAAAAATGAAAATATAAGCTAATTTAATATAAGCAATTGTGATGGCAAAAGTATTATTTCTAATAATGTCTGGGGACGATAAATTCGATTTAGCTATGAGAATGGCATACAATTCAATTAAGAATAAGAGGTATGAAGATGTTAAAGTCATATTTTTCGGCCCAAGTCAAAAGAAATTAACTCAAATAGACGGAGAAATTAAGAACATGTTCCAAGAAATGCTAAATAGCAAGGCTATAGACTCAGCTTGTATTGGTGTAGCTCAGGCAATGAACATAAAACCACATTTAGAAAATATGGGAATAAGTCTAATGCCTGCTGGAGAAAGAGTATCATACTACGTTAACCAGGGTTATGAAGTTATAACATTCTAATTTTTATTAATTAATTTATTTTTTATAGTTTTGATATTCTTCCTCTTTTTTCCTACTCTTATCATTAACTCGTGAATTTTGGGAAAACATGACAAAAGTGATACTAGTTCTTATTATCTAGACATCTTAATTTTAATAAAAATATTTTTTCATTATTTTTGTTTAAATCAGTTATTCATCAACACTCATTTATGTATATTTATATACTTTCACAGATTCTGATAATCATAAAAATTTATAAATTAGTGCAACTATATTATACATGTGAGAAAAAATGGCAAAAATAGGAAAATTGTGTGGCTGTAGTACATTGATAGCATTAGGTGCTTTTCTCTTTGGAGGTGGTTTAGCGGGCTTAGTTAGGATAGCTTCACCAGAATTTCCACTATACCTTGGAGTACTTCTAATGTTAATAGGTACTTTGTCAGCTTCTGTAACTATCGCACCAGATAAATCTCAGGAATACTGAGTTTCTCAAAAGTAAGTTAGATTTATTTATTTTATTAACGTTTTTTAGCCCATGAGACTACTAGAGCCTTTTTACATAAGGGACGTTGAGTTAAAAAATAGGGTTGTAATGTCTCCTATGATCACTAATTTAGGGGCACCAGAAGGCTATCCTACTGAAGAACATATAAGGTACTTTGTAAGAAGAGCTTCTGCTGGATTATTAATTACAGAGTATACTTACGTAAATAAGGTCGATGCTAGGGGCTCTCCAAATCAGCTAGGTTTATATGATGATGAACTTATTCCAAAATTTGCAAGATTAACTGAAGCCGTTCATAATATGGACTCAAAAATTTTCGTTCAGCTTGTTCATGTTGGGAGGAAGACTAGAAGGAGTTTAATATGGAACAATGATCCAATTGCTCCTTCTAATATACCTCTTTTAGATCCAGTTAGGGAGATGACAGAAGATGATATTAATAGGGTTATAATGGATTTTGTTAAGGCCTCAGAAAGAGCTGAAAAAAGCGGTTTCGACGGAATAGAATTACATGGTGCTCATGGGTATTTAATTGCTCAGTTTTTATCACCAGCCACAAACAAAAGAGAGGATAAATATAAGGATGGAGTAATATTTCTAGAAGAATTACTGAAAGAGATAAGAAGAGTTGTAAGTATCCCAGTTGGAATGAGGATTTCCGTTACTGAATTCGATCCTCAAGGCTTAACACCAGAACTTGTAGCAAAAATAGTTAAGAGAGTAGAGAATTTATTGGATTACATTCATTTATCTGCTGGTAGAGACGGTCCATTAGGCGGCTCTTCTTCATTCTACTATAAAAGACCAAGTTATGTGGATGAGGCTAAAGTAGTTAGAAAGGTAACTAATTTACCATTACTTCTGGTAGGTTCAGTATCAACTGTAGAAGATGCAGAAAAAGTCCTAGAGGTTGCAGATGCCGTAGTTTTAGGTAGACAAATCTTGGCAGATCCTGATTGGGTAATAAAAGTTAAGAATAATTTACCAATAAGACCATGCATCAGATGTAATCAATTATGTAGATTGTTATCAACTAGAGAAGTGAGATGTGATGTTAATCCAGAATTGGGATGGGAAATTCTTAACTTAGAGAAAGGTGAGGGTGAAGTTAGAATTGTTGGAGGAGGAGTAATGGGATTAGAGACTGCGAGAGTTTTGGCTTTAAGAGGATTTGAGGTAAAAATATATGAGAAAAAGGATAAGATTGGTGGTCAGCTAAATGAGATTAGGGATCCTTGGAAGAGAGAAGAATTTAGTAGATTGATAGACTACTACGAAAAAGAACTAAAGAGACTAGGAGTTAAAATATATTTATCTACGGAGGAAAGAAAGGCTGATATATTTGCATTACCAAAGGAGAGGCAACCAGAGTTTAAGGAGTATAAGGGAATGAGGATTTTGGTGAACTCAAATCTTTATGCTTATCAAGATTATGTATTTGAGTGGTTAAAGCACAATGAAGTTTACATTACAGAGAACGTGTTTAAGGGTTTAGACAGAAATAGGTCTTATCTACTTCAACAAAAGTACAAGGAGTTAGGAGTTAATATTGTTAAAGAAAATGTTAAGGCTGACATAGTTATTAATGATGTTAGAAGAAATCAACCTTCGATTGGGCAATCTATTGCTCGTGGCTATTGGCTAGGTATGACTTTCAAACTGAAATACTAGTCTCCTCTAACGGTTTTCTTGAGGTTTCTTTCGCTAACACTATGGATATTATATCGGCTAAAAGGGATAAACTACCAAACAACATAAGGACATTAGCAAATCCCAACTGATGCTCTAGTATAGGAAAATAAAATGTGCCAAGAACACCGCCAATTCTGCTTATTGCAGTTGCGAATCCTTGCCCGCTTGCCCTTACTGAAGTTGGGTAAAGTTCTGTAGGATAGAACAGTGTAACAGCACCAGCCCACTGTTCAAAAGCTACGAAAGTCATAAAGTATGGTACTAAAATACTTCCAGATATGTGGGTTAATGCGCCTAAGTAAAGTAAAATAGACATTACTGAAAGACCTGTAATCAATGTAAGTCTTCTTCCTAAAGGATCCACAATGTTTATTGCTATTATGTAACCTATTATAGCACCCACTGATATTGCTAAAGTCCCTAAAACTACTTCATATTTTGACGGAAAAGCGAACTGCTCAAGTACATATGGATAATATAAACCTATTCCATAAGAAGCAACATCAAATAAAAACCATACTGACGTTACAAAAAATGTTACTACAAGTAGTCTTCCCTTAAATATATCCATGAACGATGTAGCACCTTTTACTTGAAGTTCTTTTTCTCCTTTTTCTTTTCCAATTGCTACTAACCATCTAGGGGATTCTATAAGTTTAACTCTTAGCAATACTATAGGTAAAGAAATTATCGCACCGACTAGGAATACATATCTCCAGAAATATTCACCAGTAGGTAAGAGGAGTAAGGTAAATAAGGCTGATATTGCAGTACCGATCCAGTACATTGATATAGAGCCAACTAGATATTTTCCTCTTGAGAAAGAAGGCGAAAGTTCACTCATTATAGTGCTACTTATCGGATAATCACCACCTATACCAAAACCTAAAAACAGTCTTGAAAGGAAAAGGCTAGCGAAACTATTAGAGATAGCTGTTAAAATGCCGAAAACTAGGAAAATCAATAGGTCGAATCCCATCAGTTTTTTCCTACCAATCTTATCCGCTAAATAACCAAAAATTATTGACCCAGGAATCATTCCAATAAGGGAAGAGGATACAAGTAATCCTAATTCGGCTGAAGTTAAAGAAAATTCCTTAGAAATTATTGTGGAAGCAAAGGATATTACTGAAAGATCATAACCATCTAATAGGAAACCTCCGGAGCTTACGAAGAATGCCCTAACTTTTATTGCCCAAGGTATTTTTTCAAAACTCATAACCAAGAGATGCAATTTCTTCCTAAAAAGTTTTAATAATTTAAATAGGAGCTACATCTGTAATTATTTTTCTTTTACGTGAAGATTTGTTAAAAAGTTAAATATTAGATTGCATAAAATTAAGTGTGAATACACTTGGAAAAGTTTACTGACTATTTAATAATTGGAAGTGGTGTTGCTGGATACCATGCACTAAAACAATTAGAAAATGAAAATGTAATCATGGTAACTTCTGATAAATATTACCCATATGATAGACCTCCTTTATCAAAAGAATACCTCAGAGGGAAAATTGACAGAAACTCAATATTTTTTGAGCAACCAAACTATTACACAAAGAGAGAAAATATAAGGATTATACTGAATACGAGTGTTGAAAAAATTAATGTAAAAGAAAAAGGAGTTGAACTCAGTAATGGTACAATAATCCATTTTGATAAAGCTCTAATTGCAACTGGTGGTAGACCAAGAAAGTTAAAATTACCGGGAGAAGAGTTAGAAGGAATCCATTACCTCAGAACGCTAGATGACTGTGACTCATTAAAACAAGAAAATGGTAAAGAAGCTGTTATAATAGGCGGTGGCTTTATCGGTATAGAAGTCGCTTCTAGTCTTACAATGTTAGGTGTAAAAACTACAGTAATAGAGGTTAAACCATATATTTGGAATACATTTGTAGATGAAAAAATTTCGAGACTAATACAAAATTATTTCGAAAAACATGGGGTTAATTTTATACTAAATGAGGGAGTTAAGGAGTTCATCGGAGATAAAAGAGTAAGTAGAGTTATTACTGAAGGAGGCAAAACACTAAATGTAGACTTTGCATTAATAGCAGTAGGTATTGTTCCCAACATAGAAATAGCTCAGAAAAGTGGAATAGAAGTAGATAACGGAATTATAGCTAATGAATATCTTGAAACTTCAGCTAAAGATATTTATGTTGCCGGTGATGTAGCAAATATATATGACCCATCTATAGGTAAAAGGAGAAGGATAGAACATTGGAATAATGCAGAATATACCGGAAAATTAGCCGCTAA
The sequence above is drawn from the Sulfurisphaera tokodaii str. 7 genome and encodes:
- a CDS encoding acyl-CoA dehydrogenase family protein, translating into MNEDEYRQKLREWISQNAPRNLMGKKILFDTAEIDNYEELRNWQRKLYEAGYLGITWPKEYGGQGLDPIYEIIAYEEFIRAGLPYGRSLGSIGLMVAGPAILKHGSEEQKKKYLKRILSAEDIWCQGFSEPHAGSDLANIKTRAEDKGEYFEINGQKIWSSYAHLANYMLLLARTGEDKYKGLTMFIVDMKQEGIKVSPITQITGKSEFNVVYLNSVKVPKENIVGKVGEGWNVAMTVLNHERFFLGVTMLFVSKILLEKLRVKELEEEIKGLEAFYKRLLVKIRKGEEEIDVEGAVLKLVSSEILQRIYEIAVSQYDLETIMEDTWYLGMLASRGRTIAGGTSEILRNLIGERLLKLPK
- the fdhD gene encoding formate dehydrogenase accessory sulfurtransferase FdhD: MQVKRVKVFKIRNETEAVEDDFVAEEEPLEVRTCYDDCQTFAIIMRTPGNDKELVLGFLYSEGAIDTIDDVSSVSIKGDNVVEVRLNKPLKVKVREMIVNSSCGVCGRAFLYTLNILKCNTRVSRDVIFSLPEKLKENQEVFKITGGLHAAALFTTSGELNYLYEDVGRHNAVDKLIGRLLLERKIPASNYIMQVSGRLGYEIVSKGIKAGIPIICGISAPTSLAVDIAEEAGVTLIGFLRGNSFNIYTHKERVI
- a CDS encoding DMT family transporter, whose product is MSSTTLFVKWMIPVAIVWGLSYPLTKLVSEYSSPMIISVARVAVGFIFFYSLSRSLSIGVKQFINGLLNFVGLLTFLNLGVYFSRNPGLVAVMIYTQPLFILVIEYILGTRIKTKGTIGIILGVIGITAAAFVSFDLGLLFGLLGGLVWAIGTVYYRRNLLKEDIVRLNASMALTSLPILLVLTPIDFHFTFTLTAISLIIILALIAQVGGFFFWFNAVKYLGSIKAGTGSLLVPVMAYVLSYAFFRTIPTPIEIIGSAITLIGVYLTMTS
- a CDS encoding MFS transporter translates to MSFEKIPWAIKVRAFFVSSGGFLLDGYDLSVISFASTIISKEFSLTSAELGLLVSSSLIGMIPGSIIFGYLADKIGRKKLMGFDLLIFLVFGILTAISNSFASLFLSRLFLGFGIGGDYPISSTIMSELSPSFSRGKYLVGSISMYWIGTAISALFTLLLLPTGEYFWRYVFLVGAIISLPIVLLRVKLIESPRWLVAIGKEKGEKELQVKGATSFMDIFKGRLLVVTFFVTSVWFLFDVASYGIGLYYPYVLEQFAFPSKYEVVLGTLAISVGAIIGYIIAINIVDPLGRRLTLITGLSVMSILLYLGALTHISGSILVPYFMTFVAFEQWAGAVTLFYPTELYPTSVRASGQGFATAISRIGGVLGTFYFPILEHQLGFANVLMLFGSLSLLADIISIVLAKETSRKPLEETSISV
- a CDS encoding acyl-CoA dehydrogenase family protein, with protein sequence MLLHVEEDEDIKLIVDSLKELLDREWNILGSKKHEANSEKILDLFYKLKDLGVFEFLENSNVLQSVLINEFVGENLLPGVIATTFMTRNDVPTSVGINYAPELDKAEYIVTPKGIAKVSEVEYVEIKSPDPSVRVYKILSGKWSPYDNFNFVFLNASAQMLGHGIYCLNKTIEYAKTRIAFGKPIGSYQAIKHKLVDDAIGLELARSRYLVDTDPSSFEYSFKKSFRAILDSIQVHGGIGFTTDLDLHLHLKRVVLINKILTPFVS
- a CDS encoding MaoC family dehydratase; its protein translation is MYFEDFQVGQKWESKGRTVTEADVVLFTGLTGALNPLFLDEEYAKTTRFKGRILPGLLTASIGVGLTYQLPSDPFGEGFVALTKLEINAKKPVKIGDTLKALVEVVNKQEREKDGKVYLKISVINQNKEEVMILNMEILANKRS
- a CDS encoding NAD(P)-binding protein translates to MRLLEPFYIRDVELKNRVVMSPMITNLGAPEGYPTEEHIRYFVRRASAGLLITEYTYVNKVDARGSPNQLGLYDDELIPKFARLTEAVHNMDSKIFVQLVHVGRKTRRSLIWNNDPIAPSNIPLLDPVREMTEDDINRVIMDFVKASERAEKSGFDGIELHGAHGYLIAQFLSPATNKREDKYKDGVIFLEELLKEIRRVVSIPVGMRISVTEFDPQGLTPELVAKIVKRVENLLDYIHLSAGRDGPLGGSSSFYYKRPSYVDEAKVVRKVTNLPLLLVGSVSTVEDAEKVLEVADAVVLGRQILADPDWVIKVKNNLPIRPCIRCNQLCRLLSTREVRCDVNPELGWEILNLEKGEGEVRIVGGGVMGLETARVLALRGFEVKIYEKKDKIGGQLNEIRDPWKREEFSRLIDYYEKELKRLGVKIYLSTEERKADIFALPKERQPEFKEYKGMRILVNSNLYAYQDYVFEWLKHNEVYITENVFKGLDRNRSYLLQQKYKELGVNIVKENVKADIVINDVRRNQPSIGQSIARGYWLGMTFKLKY
- a CDS encoding NAD(P)/FAD-dependent oxidoreductase, with the protein product MEKFTDYLIIGSGVAGYHALKQLENENVIMVTSDKYYPYDRPPLSKEYLRGKIDRNSIFFEQPNYYTKRENIRIILNTSVEKINVKEKGVELSNGTIIHFDKALIATGGRPRKLKLPGEELEGIHYLRTLDDCDSLKQENGKEAVIIGGGFIGIEVASSLTMLGVKTTVIEVKPYIWNTFVDEKISRLIQNYFEKHGVNFILNEGVKEFIGDKRVSRVITEGGKTLNVDFALIAVGIVPNIEIAQKSGIEVDNGIIANEYLETSAKDIYVAGDVANIYDPSIGKRRRIEHWNNAEYTGKLAAKNMLGKREKYNFLSTIWSDIFDLHIESGGDTTDYDEYIIRGNFSVDNPNFNVIYLKGGVIKGYVAINRDYEELSALNKLIVSKVDVSNKKNELKDEKYDLSKLSL